From a single Leptidea sinapis chromosome 1, ilLepSina1.1, whole genome shotgun sequence genomic region:
- the LOC126969039 gene encoding uncharacterized protein LOC126969039: MDSLRFTLFWAIIGLGACTTDRGIRETPPSLLKEVEDNSRYKTLEANATLLKLLVDDKDGFSKTEVFDMLHSRDEVVDHMDLPTFPEDAEEGRVDVPVIPDSEAEFLQADVTVRKDSTQSHFSRIQGEPLGKAAGIMVLVTFSIVGIAYSGLIVWRRIYLKRNGLKHELLRNEETIAETRIEL; encoded by the exons gTCTAGGAGCATGTACAACTGACAGGGGCATCCGAGAGACACCACCCAGCTTACTCAAGGAAGTAGAAGACAACAGCCGATACAAAACGCTTGAAGCTAATGCAACGCTATTGAAGTTACTTGTTGATGACAAGGATGGATTTAGCAA GACGGAAGTATTCGACATGCTGCACTCCAGGGACGAGGTCGTAGACCATATGGATCTGCCAACGTTCCCGGAAGATGCTGAAGAAGGGAGAGTCGACGTTCCCGTGATTCCCGACTCAGAAGCTGAGTTCTTACAAG CGGACGTGACCGTGCGGAAGGACAGCACGCAGTCGCACTTCTCCAGGATCCAGGGCGAACCTCTGGGCAAAGCGGCTGGCATCATGGTCCTCGTCACATTCAGTATCGTGGGCATCGCGTACTCCGGTCTCATCGTGTGGAGGAGGATATATTT GAAAAGAAATGGTTTGAAACATGAACTTTTAAGAAACGAAGAAACTATAGCTGAGACAAGGATTGAG ttgTGA